One genomic region from Nymphaea colorata isolate Beijing-Zhang1983 chromosome 12, ASM883128v2, whole genome shotgun sequence encodes:
- the LOC116265669 gene encoding uncharacterized protein At1g51745-like isoform X1, which yields MGIPEGEAVDCGVGTIVWVRRRNGSWWPGRILGQDELSATHLMSPRSGTPVKLLGREDASVDWYNLEKSKRVKAFRCGEFDDCIRKAESSQGLPPKKREKYARREDAILHALELEKLQLERRPQKYPGVSMSEKRISMKKDLEHSFSLREEDCRVTARYMNIKSQSLSRKVGTSLNNEYRSPLATHKLKQANQLHWEDDNAETMPRMRGLQDFGLKIAPSKRANSTFAAYDGNRKASLSQNFIHSISPTIRGAGIANQISSKRSPLTTKKKRSLGGLSEESLVKRRDRRRTLVQVLQSSAKLPASQSSLSDVVSLPILRPEEAAEMSALASSAGGKIPSYTSMDSKSYFPDQTQASDPQFGMDKSLIYPSSLTEDGLMDDGESDSCEREDDGIEEDPAVLSDTSQVLPVPGSRNHGRYVGYGSSAFRVRGHPAKMSAEDLDDSGYSRYGSSSHRFEQHAANGVDGVSKWQLKGKRNTRNLGKRHMDIADEDFYEAEESVMSMNSRPWISQEALGGYWEESDECFDPRLYASELDPMYGNEYGQDGTFESMLVNVDLKVQASYQGEHVPLVSLMSRLNGKAIIGHPVQVEILEDGSSELLLADSGFRDDSSEKNESTPVPPVWRTARRTAMQRVPRSQPCAQENEESLIQCSPVECQPPVKKLNSGSTSHKSGSRKSSKHASRSKRLSKKLLKKASLSNKKTRTLSSFSSEQKAGKNGKLDESVGRVTTIPVKAVFDRLKDSFTVPSAHASAKKDLTTEPDGQKSIADS from the exons ATGGGAATTCCGGAGGGCGAGGCGGTGGATTGTGGCGTGGGCACCATAGTTTGGGTGAGGAGAAGAAATGGGTCGTGGTGGCCTGGAAGGATCCTGGGACAGGACGAGCTCTCGGCGACGCATTTGATGTCACCGAGGTCGGGGACTCCGGTTAAGCTTCTTGGGAGAGAAGATGCGAGCGT ggacTGGTACAATCTTGAGAAATCCAAGCGTGTAAAGGCATTTCGATGTGGTGAATTTGATGACTGCATTAGAAAGGCTGAATCTTCACAGGGCCTTCCtccaaagaaaagagaaaaatatgccCGTCGAGAAGATGCTATCCTTCATGCTCTTGAGCTTGAAAAGCTGCAACTTGAGCGGAGGCCACAGAAATATCCTGGTGTCTCTATGTCCGAGAAGAGGATTTCCATGAAAAAGGACTTGgagcactctttctctcttagGGAAGAGGATTGTAGAGTTACAGCtagatatatgaatataaagtCACAATCCCTTTCTAGAAAGGTGGGGACTTCTCTTAACAATGAATACAGATCTCCTTTAGCCACACACAAGCTTAAACAGGCAAACCAATTGCACTGGGAAGATGATAATGCTGAAACCATGCCTCGTATGAGAGGCCTTCAAGACTTTGGCCTTAAGATTGCGCCATCAAAGAGAGCAAATTCTACATTTGCAGCATATGACGGTAACAGAAAAGCTTCTCTATCTCAAAATTTCATTCATTCTATATCCCCCACTATTCGTGGTGCTGGAATTGCAAATCAGATAAGCAGCAAGAGAAGTCCTCTTACCACAAAAAAGAAGCGTTCACTTGGTGGCTTGAGCGAAGAATCTCTTGTTAAAAGACGTGACAGGCGACGTACTCTTGTCCAGGTATTGCAAAGTAGTGCAAAACTACCAGCCAGTCAATCGTCATTATCTGATGTTGTGAGTCTGCCTATTTTGAGGCCAGAAGAAGCAGCAGAGATGAGTGCTTTGGCCTCCTCAGCAGGTGGAAAAATCCCATCATATACTAGTATGGACAGCAAATCATATTTTCCAGATCAAACACAGGCATCAGATCCACAGTTTGGCATGGATAAATCTCTTATCTATCCCAGTTCATTAACAGAGGACGGGTTGATGGATGATGGAGAATCAGATTCTTGTGAACGAGAGGATGATGGCATTGAGGAGGATCCTGCAGTTCTGTCAG ATACCTCTCAAGTGCTACCTGTTCCTGGATCCAGAAACCATGGCAGATATGTTGGATATGGTTCCTCTGCTTTTCGAGTTAGAGGTCATCCTGCAAAAATGAGTGCTGAGGATCTAGATGATTCAGGATATTCACGTTATGGATCTTCCTCACATCGTTTCGAGCAACATGCAGCCAATGGCGTGGATGGTGTGTCCAAATGGCAGCTAAAAGGAAAACGCAATACGCGTAATCTAGGCAAAAGGCATATGGATATAGCTGATGAAGATTTCTATGAAGCAGAGGAAAGTGTAATGAGTATGAATTCAAGACCTTGGATATCTCAGGAAGCTTTAGGGGGATACTGGGAAGAATCTGATGAGTGCTTTGATCCAAGACTTTATGCATCTGAGCTTGATCCAATGTATGGCAATGAATATGGTCAAGATGGTACCTTCGAATCCATGCTAGTCAATGTTGACCTTAAGGTCCAAGCTAGTTACCAAGGTGAGCATGTCCCCCTAGTTTCTTTGATGAGCAGACTGAATGGAAAGGCAATAATTGGGCATCCAGTGCAAGTAGAAATATTGGAGGATGGTTCTTCTGAGTTGCTTCTTGCTGATTCTGGTTTCCGTGATGATTCCagtgagaaaaatgaaagcacACCAGTTCCACCTGTCTGGAGGACAGCAAGACGAACAGCAATGCAGCGGGTACCAAGGTCTCAGCCTTGTGCACAGGAGAATGAAGAGAGCTTGATACAATGCTCACCTGTTGAGTGCCAACCTCCAGTAAAAAAGCTGAACTCTGGAAGCACTAGTCACAAGAGTGGGTCAAGGAAAAGCTCGAAGCATGCTAGCCGCAGTAAGAGGTTGTCAAAGAAGCTTTTGAAAAAAGCCTCATTGTCTAACAAGAAAACTAGGacactttcttccttttcttctgaaCAGAAAGCTGGTAAGAATGGAAAATTGGATGAGTCAGTAGGTCGAGTAACAACCATCCCCGTGAAAGCTGTTTTTGATAGGTTAAAAGATTCCTTCACCGTGCCTTCTGCTCATGCATCTGCTAAGAAGGATTTGACAACAGAACCTGATGGACAGAAAAGTATAGCAGATTCATAG
- the LOC116265669 gene encoding uncharacterized protein At1g51745-like isoform X2, with product MRDWYNLEKSKRVKAFRCGEFDDCIRKAESSQGLPPKKREKYARREDAILHALELEKLQLERRPQKYPGVSMSEKRISMKKDLEHSFSLREEDCRVTARYMNIKSQSLSRKVGTSLNNEYRSPLATHKLKQANQLHWEDDNAETMPRMRGLQDFGLKIAPSKRANSTFAAYDGNRKASLSQNFIHSISPTIRGAGIANQISSKRSPLTTKKKRSLGGLSEESLVKRRDRRRTLVQVLQSSAKLPASQSSLSDVVSLPILRPEEAAEMSALASSAGGKIPSYTSMDSKSYFPDQTQASDPQFGMDKSLIYPSSLTEDGLMDDGESDSCEREDDGIEEDPAVLSDTSQVLPVPGSRNHGRYVGYGSSAFRVRGHPAKMSAEDLDDSGYSRYGSSSHRFEQHAANGVDGVSKWQLKGKRNTRNLGKRHMDIADEDFYEAEESVMSMNSRPWISQEALGGYWEESDECFDPRLYASELDPMYGNEYGQDGTFESMLVNVDLKVQASYQGEHVPLVSLMSRLNGKAIIGHPVQVEILEDGSSELLLADSGFRDDSSEKNESTPVPPVWRTARRTAMQRVPRSQPCAQENEESLIQCSPVECQPPVKKLNSGSTSHKSGSRKSSKHASRSKRLSKKLLKKASLSNKKTRTLSSFSSEQKAGKNGKLDESVGRVTTIPVKAVFDRLKDSFTVPSAHASAKKDLTTEPDGQKSIADS from the exons ATGAG ggacTGGTACAATCTTGAGAAATCCAAGCGTGTAAAGGCATTTCGATGTGGTGAATTTGATGACTGCATTAGAAAGGCTGAATCTTCACAGGGCCTTCCtccaaagaaaagagaaaaatatgccCGTCGAGAAGATGCTATCCTTCATGCTCTTGAGCTTGAAAAGCTGCAACTTGAGCGGAGGCCACAGAAATATCCTGGTGTCTCTATGTCCGAGAAGAGGATTTCCATGAAAAAGGACTTGgagcactctttctctcttagGGAAGAGGATTGTAGAGTTACAGCtagatatatgaatataaagtCACAATCCCTTTCTAGAAAGGTGGGGACTTCTCTTAACAATGAATACAGATCTCCTTTAGCCACACACAAGCTTAAACAGGCAAACCAATTGCACTGGGAAGATGATAATGCTGAAACCATGCCTCGTATGAGAGGCCTTCAAGACTTTGGCCTTAAGATTGCGCCATCAAAGAGAGCAAATTCTACATTTGCAGCATATGACGGTAACAGAAAAGCTTCTCTATCTCAAAATTTCATTCATTCTATATCCCCCACTATTCGTGGTGCTGGAATTGCAAATCAGATAAGCAGCAAGAGAAGTCCTCTTACCACAAAAAAGAAGCGTTCACTTGGTGGCTTGAGCGAAGAATCTCTTGTTAAAAGACGTGACAGGCGACGTACTCTTGTCCAGGTATTGCAAAGTAGTGCAAAACTACCAGCCAGTCAATCGTCATTATCTGATGTTGTGAGTCTGCCTATTTTGAGGCCAGAAGAAGCAGCAGAGATGAGTGCTTTGGCCTCCTCAGCAGGTGGAAAAATCCCATCATATACTAGTATGGACAGCAAATCATATTTTCCAGATCAAACACAGGCATCAGATCCACAGTTTGGCATGGATAAATCTCTTATCTATCCCAGTTCATTAACAGAGGACGGGTTGATGGATGATGGAGAATCAGATTCTTGTGAACGAGAGGATGATGGCATTGAGGAGGATCCTGCAGTTCTGTCAG ATACCTCTCAAGTGCTACCTGTTCCTGGATCCAGAAACCATGGCAGATATGTTGGATATGGTTCCTCTGCTTTTCGAGTTAGAGGTCATCCTGCAAAAATGAGTGCTGAGGATCTAGATGATTCAGGATATTCACGTTATGGATCTTCCTCACATCGTTTCGAGCAACATGCAGCCAATGGCGTGGATGGTGTGTCCAAATGGCAGCTAAAAGGAAAACGCAATACGCGTAATCTAGGCAAAAGGCATATGGATATAGCTGATGAAGATTTCTATGAAGCAGAGGAAAGTGTAATGAGTATGAATTCAAGACCTTGGATATCTCAGGAAGCTTTAGGGGGATACTGGGAAGAATCTGATGAGTGCTTTGATCCAAGACTTTATGCATCTGAGCTTGATCCAATGTATGGCAATGAATATGGTCAAGATGGTACCTTCGAATCCATGCTAGTCAATGTTGACCTTAAGGTCCAAGCTAGTTACCAAGGTGAGCATGTCCCCCTAGTTTCTTTGATGAGCAGACTGAATGGAAAGGCAATAATTGGGCATCCAGTGCAAGTAGAAATATTGGAGGATGGTTCTTCTGAGTTGCTTCTTGCTGATTCTGGTTTCCGTGATGATTCCagtgagaaaaatgaaagcacACCAGTTCCACCTGTCTGGAGGACAGCAAGACGAACAGCAATGCAGCGGGTACCAAGGTCTCAGCCTTGTGCACAGGAGAATGAAGAGAGCTTGATACAATGCTCACCTGTTGAGTGCCAACCTCCAGTAAAAAAGCTGAACTCTGGAAGCACTAGTCACAAGAGTGGGTCAAGGAAAAGCTCGAAGCATGCTAGCCGCAGTAAGAGGTTGTCAAAGAAGCTTTTGAAAAAAGCCTCATTGTCTAACAAGAAAACTAGGacactttcttccttttcttctgaaCAGAAAGCTGGTAAGAATGGAAAATTGGATGAGTCAGTAGGTCGAGTAACAACCATCCCCGTGAAAGCTGTTTTTGATAGGTTAAAAGATTCCTTCACCGTGCCTTCTGCTCATGCATCTGCTAAGAAGGATTTGACAACAGAACCTGATGGACAGAAAAGTATAGCAGATTCATAG